The Fibrobacter sp. UWEL genome includes the window TTAACGTTTTTATCAAAGCCGAAATAAATAATTCAAGCATTAAAAAGGCCCCGTTCAAAAAATGAACGGAGCCTTTTTTCAATCTTGTAGTGTATTAAAGAACGCCGGTAGTCTTAAGGCCAAGGATAGTCAGGTACGCCACGTAGACCAGCAAGAGGACAATGCCGGCAACGCGGTTAATGCGACCATCACCCTTACGGCGGAATCCAAGCACCAGAAGGGACAAGGTCAAGATTCCCATAAGGGGCATATCGCGATAAAGGACTTCCCCATCAATCTGGTTCATAGGAGAAATGGAAGCGGCAATACCCACCACCATCAAGGTATTGAACAGATTGGAGCCGATAATGTTGCCGACAGCCAAATCGTCCTCCCCCTTACGAGCGGCAGCAATAGAGCTGGCCAATTCAGGAAGAGAAGTTCCAATGGCAACAATGGTCAAACCAATGAGGAGATCGCTTACGCCAAGGCTATGAGCGATATCCACCGCACCCCAAACCAGAGCTCGGGAACTTGCCACCAGAAGGCCCATACCCAGGACCAGCCAGAAAATGGACTTGCCCAAGCTCATAGGCTTTTCCGCAGATTCAGAGACTTCAGCTAGTTCACCGGCTTCGGCAGGTTCAGTAGCCTTATTGGCAGACTTCTTTTCCTTCCAGATGTTAAAGCCCATGACACCAAAGAAGACAGCGAGGAAAACCACGCCATCCAAACGGGAAACATCCCCATCCAGCAAAAGCAAGATGGAAAGAACGGTCACCCCTATCAGCAAGGGAAGGTCCTTCTTAAGTACAGAACGTTGCACCAGGATGGGTGAAATCAGGGCGGTCACACCTAAGATTAAAGCAATATTGGCGATATTGCTTCCGTAGGCATTACCAAGCGCCAACTGGGGGTTTCCCTGCACAGCAGAGAGTGCGGACACGACCATCTCGGGAGCACTAGTGCCAAAACCCACAATGACCATGCCGATGAGTAAGGTAGACATGCCGCAGAACTTGGCAACACCAACGGCGCCGTCCACGAACTTATCGGCACTCCATACCAATACAACTAACCCCACAATGACAGCCAGGATGGCCGGAAGCAAATCAACAATATTCATATTTTAGAACGGGTAAAGAGTTACACCAACACCGAAGCTGGAAGTACTCAGGTTCAGGTCCATAACATCCGTCTGGCCAGAAGCGCTGAGATAGCCATCATACAGATCATTCAGGCCCAATTCAGCACGAACATCCAGAGAGATATACTTATTTGCAAGAACAGAGAAGCCAAATACCAAGCTCCAGTCCATAGAGTTACGGTAATCTTCATCAATCATGTCAGCACTGCTCTTTACCTTCTTCTTGGTATCCGGATCGGTGAAGGAAACCTTCAGCTCATCCTGGAGAGGGATGGACACTTGGGCACCCATATCAAAGAAGAAGCGAGAACCTACAGACTTGAAGGTGAACAGGACAGGAATATCCAGTTTCTTCTGTTCAAACTTAAAGTGAGTGGCAACCCTGTCATCACCAGAGCCGATGTAGTAGTTTTCGCTAGCATTGCTCTGTTCATAGAGCAAACCAAGCTTTACACCCATGGTGTATTCATTGAGAGGAATGGTTGCGCTGATACCAGCTCGCCAGGCAAGGCCATCAAAGGATACTTCATCCCAGTCGCCATAACTGCCATTGCTCATGTAGTAGCTATGAACACTAGCCTGAGCGCCAATCTTAAATTCCATAGGAATACGACCACGGAGCTGATCCATGGTAACGGTATCCGGACCAGCCTGTTCAGCAACGTAAACCGTATGCACCGGAGTTCCGTCCATGCCAATATAGACTCGTTCTACATAAGTAGGCTTCTGTGCAGCGGGCTGAGCTGTACGAACGGCCTGAGGAGCGGGTTCTGCCGCGGGAGCAGCAACGGGAGCGGGAGCAGGTTCTGCAACAGGGGCTGCAGCTACAGGTGCGGGAGTTGCTTCAGTTTCGCCACGAACAGCAACCGGAGCGGCAGCCTCTTCAGCGGCAGGAGCTTCAGCTGCGGGTGCCGCAGAAGCTGTTTCAGGAACTTCCTTTTCAAGATTTGTATAAGCGGCTTCAGCCTTAGCTTCGGTAGCGGCCGGTTCTGCAGCAGGTGCTACAGCAGCGGGTTCCTGAGCAAAAGACATTGCA containing:
- a CDS encoding porin family protein; the encoded protein is MNLKMKSALAIATFAAMSFAQEPAAVAPAAEPAATEAKAEAAYTNLEKEVPETASAAPAAEAPAAEEAAAPVAVRGETEATPAPVAAAPVAEPAPAPVAAPAAEPAPQAVRTAQPAAQKPTYVERVYIGMDGTPVHTVYVAEQAGPDTVTMDQLRGRIPMEFKIGAQASVHSYYMSNGSYGDWDEVSFDGLAWRAGISATIPLNEYTMGVKLGLLYEQSNASENYYIGSGDDRVATHFKFEQKKLDIPVLFTFKSVGSRFFFDMGAQVSIPLQDELKVSFTDPDTKKKVKSSADMIDEDYRNSMDWSLVFGFSVLANKYISLDVRAELGLNDLYDGYLSASGQTDVMDLNLSTSSFGVGVTLYPF
- a CDS encoding calcium/sodium antiporter; the encoded protein is MNIVDLLPAILAVIVGLVVLVWSADKFVDGAVGVAKFCGMSTLLIGMVIVGFGTSAPEMVVSALSAVQGNPQLALGNAYGSNIANIALILGVTALISPILVQRSVLKKDLPLLIGVTVLSILLLLDGDVSRLDGVVFLAVFFGVMGFNIWKEKKSANKATEPAEAGELAEVSESAEKPMSLGKSIFWLVLGMGLLVASSRALVWGAVDIAHSLGVSDLLIGLTIVAIGTSLPELASSIAAARKGEDDLAVGNIIGSNLFNTLMVVGIAASISPMNQIDGEVLYRDMPLMGILTLSLLVLGFRRKGDGRINRVAGIVLLLVYVAYLTILGLKTTGVL